The Ziziphus jujuba cultivar Dongzao chromosome 12, ASM3175591v1 sequence agaaaatcaaTAATGAAAGGTGTACATTCATACCGAGTAATCTTCTCTGTTTTGATCCACTAAAACATGAACTGAAATGGTCCCTGACCACCAAAGAAATTTCCATATAGCTGCTTGCTCCAGCTCAACCACCTGCCTAAGACCTTCGTCAACCAAAACCTTTCTGGATATGACTTCCTGGGCAGAAAAATAACTTgtcatttgttttcatttttatatgctAAAGCTTAAAATATGGGAGAACAATCATGGTTTAATAATACAAAATGTTAGATAAAGAAAATGGCAAATATAAGTTGAAAGGGAAAGGAGGTCTGTCAACTTAAGCCTCTTcagttaattattaataaagccATTTCTTGTCAATGTGAAATAAAAGTCGATACAATAGTGTATGGTTTACCTTAATATTCTTGAAAACCCTCTTATTATCAGGGTCGGTCACAATATTGTACACTGCATCTGGGGGCAACCCAATATTGACATTTACATTGAGGTTGCAAAGAGAACCTTTTGGTACAGTTACCTGCCAAGAATTACAATATGTTGTGACTGTGAGTTTGGAATGGATACCTAACCTGATAAGCTAAAAATTCCATATCATATTCTAGCAATAAAATGCAATACAAAGGATCTTTAGAACTAAAACTACTCTCTTTATAAACTCTCTCCCCACCTTTATTTCTGGAGTTTGATCAACCCATGAAGGATTTTCTCCCCATGCTTGCAATTGCTTCTCCAGATCAACACCCAATGTAGTAGATGTACCTTTAACCACTTTATTATCAAATCTGCCCGACTTTGATCCATCGCCTTTTGCTAATCGCTTCAGCTGTGACTGAGACAAGTAAAGGGATTTCATTTTCCACCTTAAACAAAAACAGCTGGTCAATAGCTTTTAGTGCAACTGTGAAACGGCTTGCCttaagatgattttgaagattgTTGGAGAGGTGCACAAAAAATTTAGGAAACTCCCCATCAAATGCCTTGGAGCGTCCATTACTTTCCTTCTTGTAAATTTCTCCTTTCATTTTGTTCACCTCTGAATCAGCCATTGAAACTGGTATTGTATGCCAATTTCAGTCTAACGAAGGCattatatgtctatatatatatatatatatatatttactaccTACTATCTTAATAGAAAACATACGTCTATGAATTCTTAAAACAATACTACAGtttaagaagaagaaatgcTAGCCATTTTTGGTCACATTCAACAGTTACTAAATTAGGGAAGCATAGTTGAACTTGGTTCTTTCTGGTTGGGACTTTGGACGAGTTTAACAGAGACCTTACAGGCCTAAAGTAATTCTTTGTTCATCCCTTTCTTCTTGTTTTAACCGAGAAAACCGCAAACAAAATaacatcaaaaaaacaaaagtcaaaatacCATCATACATCCCAAAACGATATAACCGGACTTAGTTTGATCAAATAACAAAGCTATTTGCAACGAATTTACTATTTAGGAAATAaatctatatgaaaaaaatcgTAAAGAACCATGACCCATCACCAATTGCAGTGAAATTAAGCAGAAAATGGAAATAAACTGCAACACAGAAACCTCCAtagctcttaaaaaaaaaaaaaaaaaaatcccaaaaatgaaACAGCAAGTGGAACGAAAATTCACTAAATTTTCAAGCGGGAATTGAAATGcaataattaaattacttacgcccagccaaaaaaaaaatataaaaaaaaataaaataaataagaataaattccGCTTACAATTTACAAAAGGATTCTCGTTGAAAGAGTATTCATTCCATGTTATTGATTCCAACGGTAGATTTTTGGTGGTGAAGCTGATGATGATGCCGGATTTGATGTTAGAAATGGAATTTaatgttaattgatttttttaattcttggaGAAACAGAAGAGAAGAGCAGTGGCACGTGATGCACATTCAACACGCAAAAGTGTTCTAATTTTATCCTCCGAGACCGACCACTGGGTCTTGTGGCGGCATTGCCAAAAACACCGTTAAAAGTGTATCCACATGGAACTGAAGGAGTTAATCCTACGGTCATAAGCACTGGGGTGAAGTAGGTgggtgtattttttatttttatttttttttaatttaatttaatttttaataataaaataatgagtgTAGCCTTAAGTAATTGGGCTATTCAGCCATCATGCATATAACGTggcagatttatttttttaatatagaattttaatattaaataagttaaatatcaaatatttaaatgaaatatatgacaccatttttatatcattttgaaaactgagaaaataattaaataaaaaaagcgaaagaaaaaaaaaatgcattgtgTTTTATGCTTAGATTTTCCATTTCCTTATGATTGAAATGGATTTCaccattttataatatttaatggtaattgtaaaaatatttaaagatgttgaTATTAATATATCCTAAATTATATATGGTCTTGCATTTtgcatctctttttttttcttttttctctaataTTGTGCACTCtcaattttacttttctttgcACTAttacacactttttttttttttcctgttaacTTTTTTGGTAGACTTGTTATATGGTTCGGATATGAAGCAACAAATAAGAGTTCGAagtataattttctaaaatttaaaatgtaaaatgcaaaaatttccaaataaaaatatcaatgaaaaatcaataaactttttttttattaaagaggattaatattcttttaataaattaattaacaatgttTTAAAggatgaaaatgtaatttttgaaaaaataaaataataataatatgtaaatataatagaggttcaagaaaaaaaaatgacttctaagaaaaaaaccaagtatttataaaatcaaaaataaaactttaaaatattattttttataaaatatgttattttatttattccatatattttttataaaaatacttttaatattttctaatatgtatttttttaataaacttttacttttccaaaaaaaaaaattaaaaattcttaatgcttgttcaaattttttattggtcTTTATGTCttcttgaatatttattttatttttatagaatttaaataataatttgcacatattataaagttttaaataaaaaaagataaagacccataaaaaaaacaataaggtatttataaaattgtaaaaaatagaaaattataatcataaaatatattatattatttattagatatattatttacgtttatatttattatttgcaaaaaaaaaaaatacttacaaGATTTcctaatatgtattttttctaaaatttttacttttccaagaaaaaaaattaatgcatgttcaaattttttattgatatttatttatttaatttttttaagataccaattatatgtaaagatttttatttttagttttgaaaaattacatttaaaaatttttttttagctttttttacaaacttctttttaaaaaaataatagcgctatataacttttttatattttaattattttttttattttaaaatttttacattatATATCCTAAACTATACAAATTGTACTTTGCATCTTCATTTTTTACCTTTGTACTAGCAGGTAATAGCAATATGACAAGTAAGTTAAAAAGCTAGTAAACCAAAAAAGTGCAacaatgcaaaaaaataaaaataaaaataaaaataaaataaaaatttaaggtgcataatgcaaaaaaaaaaaaaaaaaagtttaggatataaaatattaaaccatgtataatttaaattgtattgATGCCgatattccaaatatttattttaattcaaatacaCTTGTCTTATGTGCAATAGATTTGAATTTAGATGAATTATGATAAGGTAAAAATACAActaacattttattaattttgatcagattttgaatttttttaagaaaatatttttagaggctaaaatatgaatgataattgtttttatattttattcaataaatGGCTCTTCCAATTTTAATAGGTATAGTATCAAATTTACCCTAAAATGATGCAAAATCAACCATTCTCTCTTTgacatttctatttttattatttcttttatttttataaggtTTCCACTAGCTTGTTAAGCGTAATGTGTTTGGAAGTACTTTTGAATAGTAGTATGGGCTCATTTGGTACTAATTCATAAGAATCaatttcattttggaaaatgattttTCAAGAATCATCTATTTGGTAATTCTTTAAGtgatttttcaatatatatatatataaaaaaactaattatacatatttttctGCCAACATTAGaggaagtgtttttttttttttttttttaaatagtctaTTTGAAAGTGATTTTGCAATTAAAAAATCACACTCCTCAACGGGCACTACTTTTATTCTATAGCATTTTTGTAGAATATCACatcataaaaaacaattaggtttttggattaaaaataaaaaaaaattaaaaattaaaaattataaacctttaagaattttaatgttttaattaaaacatgaaaattatttatttatttttcacaaaaGAACCCAACTTTGAATTTTCCGTCTTATCTTAAGAGCACCTAAAATGTTTTTACTGATTCAATAAACACTCAttcaccaaaccaaaaaaaaaaaaaaaaaaaaaaaaaaaaaaaaaaaaaaaaaaccaaaatatcaataaacactttttttttttccaaacacaTTGTCAAATGCTTATTTTACTAATTGTTTTTACTAATTCAATAAACACtcatttaccaaaaagaaagaaaaaaaaaatcaataaacactttccccccccccccccccaaaacacATTGTGAAATGCTTTTAGCTATCAAATAAGTGCTTttagcttatttatttatttaaaattgtacCACCAAATATACACTACAtatttacaatataatatagttaGAAAAAAGTACACCATGGAGAAGAAACACACGTTCCTTTTATTTCAACCTCACTCAAAATGCATAGCACAATATCTTAAATGCACAACAGAATCACAATTTTCAAACCCCAACAACTCTCTAGAGTACTATGTAATTAGCATTTATTCTCCAATTACATAGAAAACCTTAATAATTACAAGCACTTTTAGATAACCGAAAACCAATATGATCATAAAACCAGGTAGATTGTTATTTAGGAAACAAATTTCTGTTTTCTAAAACAGATCGAAACAGTTTCTAAAAAATAAGTTTGTTAAACACTATGGCACACATCACCATCACAGACGAATTCCTCATGATTTGCCTTTggatcattaataataatatttgtttcttCATCCTTCTTGAGAGCATATGTTGGGTGGAGCACAAAGTCACACACCTTTTGATCATTTTGGGCTAACCAAGGCATGATTAAAAAGAATTCGTTGAAGGAGGATTAATCACGATCATTCGAGATGAAGATTAGCTGAGAAACAAAGCAGTATGTTCTTTCCCACAAGTTCAGATACTGATATCTATATTCAAAGAAGATGTAAATGTGAATAACTAAAGGAAGAGACTCcagcaaaaaattattttagaaaaaaaaaaaaaaaacacttcatTCAAAGACAATGTAAACGAATGTAACAAAGAATGCATCACAATTTCACTCATTTTCAAGCAGGAgacaaaagctttttttttttttttaaaaaagaaaagaaagaaaagaaaagaacctTACGGAAGTGTTGTAGTAAAGAGGAATATTATTTCATTTGATGATTCGATGGTTAGATTTTGGTGAAGCTGATCCAAGGTTTGGTGttagaaaatgaaataataataatgataataataataataataatcttgaCTCTGAAGAAGACTAGCACGTGATGCACATGTGCAACActtacagagagagagagagagagagagagagagttttctCTCCGCCACAGACCTAACCACTTGTACAGGACCACCACAACACCGTTTAAACTTGAAACAAAGTGCGTACAATTCAAACAAGAGACGGTACACATTATAGGTGTCAACAATACATGAGTGGACACCCTACTGCTCTTATATTTGGACATCCCTTACGACATATGACAAACCTGTCACTGCGCCCCGGACTCTTCCAATTAATACGATATGAGCCAAATAACATTGTTGTGTCAAAGTCAAACATCACGGGATTTGATCTCATTGTCCACAACATGTCCAaatatttaccccaaaaaaaaaaaaaaaaaaaaaaacaaaacctttcTTTTGGTTCTAAATTTACCAAGAACATAGCTTTGATTGCAAATTACCTAAAAGCGAATACAAGCCAGGGAGGTAACAGGTCAGAAGAAAATTTGATGAAAGAGTATAATGTTGCATAATATGCCATTTCCTCTTCGaggaatttttgttttattttcatttttgtaccATATGGTTTATGTAGGCTTCTATAAGTGTAAGATATCTAAGaactaatagtaataaaaatataaaattacacaaaataGAAGATATACATGTTCTTATTTCAACTCCGACTGCATAGCACAGCATTCCATACCCACAGCGGCATTGTGGTTTTCATTATCCAGTCACCAGAGTAAACATAGTTACAAGCACAACACAGTTACAAGCACTAGACATAAAACTAGAAACCATGATCATAAAACCACATAGATATATATGGTGCATAAGTTATAAAGTTTCTTAAACTCTCCGGCACACATCACCATCACAAACGAATTCCTGCTTCTCTGTTGGACCATTGCCTGTTTCTTCATCGTTCTTCAAAGCACACTTTGGATGGAGATCAAAGTCACAATTCTCACAGTAGTAAGACCATGTATATCCCATCTCATCACACCCATCACAGTTGTATTGATTGCGACGAGTGAGCAAAAGCTCATGTTCTGCATGCGACTCATGCTTCAGTTTCTCAGGCCACTCCTTTGCCATTTCCTCCAACTGTTGATTCAGCTGCTTCAACTTCTCTTCGGTAAATGGATAGGCATCGGCCCCATGGATGGCTATGATCTGTCGCACTTCCTTGTTCACTGTCCGGCCAGAGGGGCCAATGGCTATCGCTGCAGGAATGCcttggattttgaattttttttggagGGTTTTCTTCCTCTCATCACCAAAAGGAAGGGCTAACCAAGGCATACTTGAAAAGAATTCATCGAAGGAGGACTGATCACGATCACTTGAAATGAATATCACTTCAAATGCATCGTCTTTTGCCTTGATGTCGTGGTATGTTTTAATAAGCTTAGGCAGGAATGCACGACATGGTGGACACCAATGAGCAGAGAAATAAAGTAGAATGTTCTTTCCAACAAGTTCAGATACCGGTACCTATCCAAAGACAATATAAATGTTAGTTAACAAAAAATCAAGACTAAAGCAAGAGAGTAATCATTGAAgagtttgcctttttttttttttttttttttttttttaccttggcCCCATCTTTTCCAATGACATAATTTAGATCTCCAAGAACCAATATTGACTCAAGGGTTTGAGCTTCCTCTTTTGCCTTCTCAATCTCAAGGAGCTCTTTGAACTTCTCTGGGGTGAATGGGTATGCTAGAACCCCATGCTCTTTAACAGCTTCAGCAACATTTGGATGGACAGTTTTACCATCTGGGCCAATAACAACCAAAGTTGGAAGGGTTGAGAGCTCAAAATAACGGACAAGCTTTTCACAGCTCTTGTCCTTGACAGGCAAAGCAAACCAAGGCATACTTTTAAAATCTTGCTCAAATGATTCTTCATCACCATCAAGTGGAATCAACACAATCTCAAAGCTCTCTCCTTTAGCTTTGAGCTTCTCATAAACCTCAACTAATATTGGTGTAAATTCAACACATAACTTGTACGAAGAATATGAGAAATACAGACCGACTGTTTTCCCTTCAAGTTCTGAAACAGGTACCTGTGCACATTAAGAAGAATATTACGGTTTACATATTTGCTGGTCCGGTCCAATATATAAGTTCAACAAATTTGAGACTTAACTACACAAAAATCTCAAAAAACACAATGCAACAGAAAATTACCTTCCTTCCATCAGGTGAGATTACAAAGTCACGGGAAGGTGAGACCAAGATTGATTTCAAGGTCTGTTCCCGTTTAGCTGCTTCTTCTTGGTCTTTTAGTTCTTTTATCCTTTCTGTGGTGAAAGGATATCCTTCAACTCCATATTCCCCAATAATTTCAACACCACTGTCAGTCACGACTTTCCCATTTTCATCAATGATCACAAGGTGTGGTATCCCACTGACCTTGAACAGTTCATCCAACCGATCACGTGTCTCTGAATCAGAAAATGGGACTGCAAGCCATGGCATTTTAGAGAAATACCCTCTGAATGACTCCTCATCTTCATCAGCTGAGACAAAGACAACCTCAAAATCACCTTTTGAGGCAACTTCATTGTACACCTCCACTAAGTTTGGGGTGAATCGACGACATGGTCCACACCATGATGCTGAAAAATACAACCCAAACTTCTTCCCCTTCAAGCTGTCTATTTTAACCTGTAAATTAAGAATTAAAACAAGTATTcatttctcaaattctcaaccATGTTGATAAAAATTAGACagtatcattttctttttccttacaAAAAACAGGGGCTTCGATATTCAAGATCCTAATTCCCGTTATGACCATCGCTTTTATTATCAGTTATGATTAAGAAAAAAACTGCAGATGCCTTGTCATATAAATAGTTCATGATGACTCAGTGGGTTTTCATGCCCCAATTAAGTTATCCaacatattattatcattttgctATGCCTAAATTCACATCTTGCTTAAATGCTTCAACACTCGAATGATTAAAGCAAATTACAAGCAACATAAAAAGAGGAATAATTCCAGGAAATTTCTCTTTCCAGGAAATTTCTCTTCTCTACTGAACTATATCAATAATCTATTCTTTAGAAATATAAACCAAATCCCATCAATCAGCCTAATAACCTCAAGTCTTAGTTTGATTTCGTTCTCCTTCTCTAAACCTCacctcttttttcctttttaacatCTTCCGAAATCAGACAACTAAGTAAAGCCCATTTTTTTAATCACTTCATTTTCACAAATCACAACCaaagaaatgagaaaaaaagaaaaaaacataaattctcAAATAACTCAATCAAACCCATAACCCATATTTTCCCGAGAAAATAAACcgagggaggaaaaaaaaaaaaaaaaaaaaaaaaggtaagaaaagTTTTACCTGATCACCGTTGTTTCGGACAAGAAAATCTCTCTCCACAGAAGAGAAAAGGGACTGAAAGTCGTGGGTAGTCGTCTCGCTCATATCAGCCATGTTTTATCTTCAGCAACCACAAGAATTCTTtgtcactctctctttctctctcactctcactctctctctctctctaccccTTGCAGAGCTTCTCACGTGGTCAAGAGCTAGTGCAAGTCAATCACTATGAAAACTCGAAACGGGATCGTcgcatttatatataataacactTTGCATTTAGTGCATTCACTTGGTGAATAAGAAAAGAATCTCAAGAAGCTTCTTCGCTGGTCAGGAACGGGAAAAACGTGGCGTCATCGCAGAGGACCAGTTTTCTtcgaaattttcatttttatatatatatattttttccttttttcttttctttttcagaaaatataaataatttatttaaatttcattttgacaaactttttcattaaaaaaagtttaagagtaatagaattttttctttttttgaaattcataagatttttataatgttatatgtatatgcatttagctttaaatatataatatctgaatgtataaataatatgatattgtactcaaaatatataatttcatctatattcaataaaaatgaattatCTTATTTCATATTAATTGGTTGAACTACTGAAAATGAAACTGATTAGGAGAATGGTAAAAGAAATGTAGTAACttgagaaattaaaataataataatgaatttaatgaataatcataaaaataaaacgtATAGCGCTTAaagaaatactaaaaaaaaaaaaacttgaaaatctTTATAACaatggtaaaaaataatatttcaaaataaataaatgataaaaaatcatatatataagtaattataattttgataaagaaGTTTAGTTTTAGTGGTTAAGTACCTTTATTTGTATTCACGAGAATACgaatttgaattataaaaaagaagagattttaaataaattataatttagataaattattcaaaaaaaaaatataattttcatcaaTATAGAATCTTTCATGTTTCCcgtatccaaaaagaaaaacaagaggaAGTAGCTTTGTTTTCaccaaaaagcataaaaaaaacaaaagaaaaaaaagaggaagtaGCTTtgttttcaccaaaaaagaataaaaaaaaaaagaaaaaaaaaagaaaaaagaaaaaacaagaggAAGTAGGTTGAACAATTgttgctttttcttttatgttcttTCCAAggtataaatttcatttttagcgCATCCACTACTTAAATTTTTCGTATTCTAAAAAACCtgcaaaagaaacaaataaaattaaaaaagaaaatgaagaatatatatagCTAATATTTTACCTGGTGTAAGAACAAATCTGGGCGTCATCGTCATGAGTTTCTTAGGGGTATTGATAtgacaatattttttaaaaaggattATGGTTTTGTATTTCTATTTCCACAGCTAACAaagtgtattaaaaaaatatttattactatttatatttatagcacccatctcaattaaaaaaacaaaaaaaatagaaaataattaaaaagaacatTAGGCAACCACATTGGCTGGTTTGGAAATCATTCACGAGGAATCactttaggaatttttttttttttttcccaaccaAACATTCTAATATTTCTGTAGCGCTTTTAAagcttttatatgtatatgtatatataaaagaattttcttgtcaaagatattttcaaaaattacttgGAAACTTTTGCAAAAACTgacatttctattttttttaaaatgttattataaaatcttttttttagtCTTTTTTAGTCTACGCTAAGGAATTTATAGCTTTGGTATCAAATCGTCAAGGATAAGAGAATATGATAAAGAGTTAAATAATGCATAATGAATCACTCTCTCATTggaattttttactttatttttttgacaaggATTTCATTGGCTTGTACAAATATGAATGCATACAAAACGGAGAAACACAACTGTCTCTTGTTTCAACCTCAACTGCATATATTGCACGAACCACAAAATTTTGAATGCAAAACACAACCACAATTTCAAACCCCACATCAGCTCTAGAAAACTTAATTTAAAGCACTAAAAAGATAACTAAAAACCATGATCATAAAACCCGATAGTATATTGTATATTTCTAAGTTTCTTAAACTCTACGGCACACATCATCATTACTGCTTTGCCTCTGGATCATTATTTGTTCCTTCATCCTTCTTCAGAACACATATTATGTGGAGATCAACTCACACTCTTTACAGTATAAACACCAAGTATATCCAATATCCTCACCACCATCACA is a genomic window containing:
- the LOC125420002 gene encoding uncharacterized protein LOC125420002, which produces MADSEVNKMKGEIYKKESNGRSKAFDGEFPKFFVHLSNNLQNHLKSQLKRLAKGDGSKSGRFDNKVVKGTSTTLGVDLEKQLQAWGENPSWVDQTPEIKVTVPKGSLCNLNVNVNIGLPPDAVYNIVTDPDNKRVFKNIKEVISRKVLVDEGLRQVVELEQAAIWKFLWWSGTISVHVLVDQNREDYSMKFKQVKTGFMKKFEGCWKVEPLFVDEQSCFPFKPKTWKEYYSCTGGKGRIGSKVSLDQLLQPSIIPPPPISWYLRGITSRTTEMLINDLVAEAVRIRGECSPENLDKEFQVPLGLHTQVENIHDIKERWALRRRHAKQCHRRRISAE
- the LOC125418274 gene encoding probable nucleoredoxin 1 — translated: MADMSETTTHDFQSLFSSVERDFLVRNNGDQVKIDSLKGKKFGLYFSASWCGPCRRFTPNLVEVYNEVASKGDFEVVFVSADEDEESFRGYFSKMPWLAVPFSDSETRDRLDELFKVSGIPHLVIIDENGKVVTDSGVEIIGEYGVEGYPFTTERIKELKDQEEAAKREQTLKSILVSPSRDFVISPDGRKVPVSELEGKTVGLYFSYSSYKLCVEFTPILVEVYEKLKAKGESFEIVLIPLDGDEESFEQDFKSMPWFALPVKDKSCEKLVRYFELSTLPTLVVIGPDGKTVHPNVAEAVKEHGVLAYPFTPEKFKELLEIEKAKEEAQTLESILVLGDLNYVIGKDGAKVPVSELVGKNILLYFSAHWCPPCRAFLPKLIKTYHDIKAKDDAFEVIFISSDRDQSSFDEFFSSMPWLALPFGDERKKTLQKKFKIQGIPAAIAIGPSGRTVNKEVRQIIAIHGADAYPFTEEKLKQLNQQLEEMAKEWPEKLKHESHAEHELLLTRRNQYNCDGCDEMGYTWSYYCENCDFDLHPKCALKNDEETGNGPTEKQEFVCDGDVCRRV